A section of the Bryobacteraceae bacterium genome encodes:
- a CDS encoding ribokinase, with translation MTAPQFDVVGVGLNATDTMILIPHFPAYGGKVPFLEELLSPGGQVASAMVCCARLGLRVKYIGTIGDDERGRIQWESLQGSGINLDHVQRRPGVPNQSAYILIDQSTGERTVFWHRPEALKITPEEITPDQITCARLLHIDGHDTPAVAHAARIARQHGIPVTVDVDTIYKGFEDVLPNVDYLITSSEFPERWTGESDPLRALALIQDTYGMKVAAMTLGAHGALARMDGRFHYSPAFVVNCIDTTGAGDIFHGAFCYAVLKGFGIAEALEFSNAMAALNCTALGARGRIASEAEARALIQRGERRALSEFRRFWDAAR, from the coding sequence GTGACCGCACCGCAGTTCGACGTCGTCGGCGTCGGCCTCAACGCCACCGACACGATGATCCTCATTCCGCACTTCCCCGCTTACGGAGGCAAGGTGCCTTTTCTCGAGGAGCTCCTCTCGCCCGGAGGGCAGGTGGCCAGCGCGATGGTCTGCTGCGCAAGGCTCGGCCTGCGCGTCAAATACATCGGCACCATCGGCGACGACGAGCGCGGGCGCATCCAGTGGGAGAGCCTCCAGGGCTCCGGCATCAACCTTGACCACGTGCAGCGCCGCCCCGGCGTGCCCAACCAGTCCGCCTACATCCTCATCGACCAGAGCACCGGAGAACGCACCGTCTTCTGGCACCGCCCCGAAGCGCTGAAAATCACGCCCGAAGAGATCACCCCGGACCAGATCACCTGCGCGCGCCTGCTCCACATCGACGGCCACGACACGCCCGCCGTGGCCCACGCCGCGCGCATCGCCCGCCAGCACGGCATCCCGGTCACCGTCGATGTCGATACCATCTACAAAGGCTTCGAAGACGTGCTGCCGAACGTCGATTACCTGATCACCTCCAGCGAATTTCCCGAGCGATGGACCGGCGAGTCCGACCCGCTCCGGGCGCTGGCGCTCATCCAGGATACTTACGGCATGAAGGTGGCGGCCATGACGCTCGGGGCGCACGGGGCGCTGGCCCGTATGGACGGCCGCTTCCATTATTCGCCCGCCTTCGTCGTCAATTGCATCGACACGACCGGCGCCGGCGACATCTTCCACGGCGCCTTCTGCTACGCGGTGCTCAAGGGGTTCGGCATCGCAGAGGCGCTCGAGTTCTCCAACGCGATGGCCGCGCTCAACTGCACCGCCCTCGGCGCCCGCGGCCGCATCGCTTCCGAGGCGGAAGCACGCGCCCTCATCCAGCGCGGCGAGCGGCGCGCGCTGTCCGAATTCCGCCGGTTCTGGGACGCGGCGCGATGA
- a CDS encoding rhomboid family intramembrane serine protease, producing the protein MIPIHDSQRSYSQPLVTIGLIAANVFVFLYQVSLDPYTRNDFLFLYGLVPERFSWLNVFTSMFLHGGWLHLAGNMLFLWVFGDNIEDILGHGRFLAFYLLCGAAAALGQFAVNPDSRVPMIGASGAIAGVMGAYLVKFPHSRIVMLGWFLFVFTFELPAYIVLVYWFIVQLFSGIGSIADAAAQRGGVAFLAHAAGFLAGIALIHVFRTRDRYRLRRDLVW; encoded by the coding sequence ATGATCCCCATTCACGACTCGCAGCGCAGCTACTCGCAGCCGCTCGTCACCATCGGCCTCATCGCCGCCAATGTGTTCGTGTTCCTCTATCAGGTCTCGCTCGACCCGTACACGCGCAACGATTTTCTGTTCCTTTACGGACTGGTGCCGGAGCGGTTCTCCTGGCTGAACGTGTTCACGTCGATGTTCCTGCACGGCGGCTGGCTGCACCTGGCCGGCAACATGCTCTTCCTCTGGGTTTTCGGCGACAACATCGAGGACATCCTCGGCCACGGGCGCTTCCTTGCCTTTTACCTGCTGTGCGGCGCCGCGGCGGCGCTGGGCCAGTTCGCGGTGAACCCGGACTCGCGCGTGCCGATGATCGGCGCCAGCGGCGCCATCGCCGGCGTGATGGGGGCGTACCTGGTGAAGTTCCCGCACTCGCGCATCGTCATGCTCGGCTGGTTCCTTTTCGTCTTCACCTTTGAGCTGCCAGCCTACATCGTGCTGGTGTACTGGTTCATCGTGCAGCTTTTCAGCGGCATCGGCTCCATTGCGGACGCCGCCGCCCAGCGAGGCGGCGTCGCGTTTCTGGCGCATGCGGCCGGGTTCCTGGCCGGCATCGCGCTCATTCACGTCTTCCGGACCCGCGACCGCTACCGGTTGCGCCGTGACCTGGTGTGGTGA
- a CDS encoding bacillithiol biosynthesis deacetylase BshB1 — translation MFYPPALDLDNVAPLDVLAIAAHPDDIEQTCGGALLRMADMGYRTGALDLTAGDMGTRGTPEERIRESKEAARILGLAFRENLRMPDARLENNIGLRMTLMAVIRRLKPRVVILPYWEARHPDHYHASALGFEASFLAGIRKLDSQSEPHRPFKVVYASLYANVQPSFVVDITPYFERRMESLFAYQSQYGPHAEGADLFPDREEIHDRLRSIARFYGNLIGVKYGEPYVVRETMRVDDLVAMGVRTF, via the coding sequence ATGTTCTATCCCCCCGCTCTCGACCTCGACAACGTCGCTCCGCTCGATGTGCTTGCCATTGCGGCGCACCCGGACGACATCGAACAGACCTGCGGCGGCGCGCTGCTGCGCATGGCTGACATGGGCTACCGCACCGGCGCGCTCGACCTCACCGCCGGCGACATGGGCACCCGCGGCACGCCCGAAGAGCGCATCCGCGAATCCAAAGAAGCCGCCCGCATCCTCGGGCTCGCCTTCCGCGAGAACCTCCGCATGCCGGACGCGCGGCTCGAAAACAACATCGGGCTGCGGATGACGCTGATGGCCGTCATCCGGCGCCTGAAGCCGCGCGTCGTCATCCTCCCCTACTGGGAAGCGCGCCACCCGGACCACTACCACGCTTCGGCCCTCGGTTTCGAGGCCTCATTCCTGGCTGGCATCCGCAAGCTCGACAGCCAGAGCGAGCCGCACCGGCCCTTCAAGGTCGTCTACGCCTCCCTCTACGCCAACGTCCAGCCCTCCTTCGTCGTGGACATCACGCCATACTTTGAGCGGCGCATGGAGTCGCTGTTCGCCTACCAGTCCCAGTACGGCCCGCACGCCGAGGGCGCGGACCTGTTCCCGGACCGCGAAGAGATCCATGACCGGCTCCGCTCGATCGCGCGCTTCTACGGCAATCTGATTGGCGTGAAATACGGCGAACCGTACGTCGTCCGGGAAACCATGCGCGTTGACGACCTCGTCGCCATGGGCGTGCGGACTTTCTGA
- the greA gene encoding transcription elongation factor GreA: protein MRCRGAGSDIIEVWELAFNPMEDIKRKIQEEIAALEYELRNQLPKEILKARAHGDLRENAEFHAAKERQRYVDARLAQLRKRLAEFSLIDMSRIPRDRVGLGSTVVVLDLDRNEEITYKLVVSEEADAAKGLISTTSPIGRGLVGRKVGDEVTIPSPSGVRRFEILQLTTIHDAAAEAE from the coding sequence ATGCGGTGCCGCGGGGCCGGGTCCGATATAATCGAAGTCTGGGAGCTGGCCTTCAATCCAATGGAGGACATCAAGCGCAAGATCCAGGAAGAGATTGCCGCGCTAGAATATGAGCTGCGCAATCAGCTTCCGAAAGAGATCCTGAAGGCGCGGGCGCATGGCGATCTGCGCGAAAACGCCGAGTTTCACGCCGCCAAGGAGCGGCAGCGCTATGTGGACGCGCGCCTCGCGCAGCTTCGGAAGCGCCTGGCCGAGTTTTCGCTCATCGACATGTCGCGCATTCCGCGCGACCGCGTGGGGCTGGGCTCCACCGTCGTCGTGCTCGACCTGGACCGGAACGAAGAGATCACTTACAAGCTGGTGGTCAGCGAGGAAGCAGACGCCGCCAAAGGCCTCATCTCCACGACATCCCCCATTGGCCGCGGGCTGGTGGGCAGGAAAGTGGGCGACGAGGTGACCATTCCGAGCCCGAGCGGCGTGCGGCGTTTTGAGATCCTGCAACTGACCACGATTCACGACGCAGCCGCGGAGGCGGAGTGA
- a CDS encoding 50S ribosomal protein L11 methyltransferase, with translation MHRSGVRTWFRPVSALAVLLLAPLAGAQDRRLIQPQKLAPYVTSPQPIVVKMLEIARLKSGETLYDLGCGDGRILTTAAKDFGARAVGVELSPALVRRARQAVESLGLQDQVKVIEGDLMQVDLSGADVVALYLLTEANEQLRPKLERELKPGARVVSLEFRIKGWKPARIEKVEAHRHPYTIYLYELPQK, from the coding sequence ATGCATCGTTCAGGGGTTCGCACCTGGTTCCGCCCCGTTAGCGCGCTGGCCGTCCTGCTGCTGGCGCCGCTGGCCGGCGCGCAGGATCGGCGTCTCATCCAGCCCCAGAAGCTGGCGCCTTACGTCACGTCGCCGCAGCCCATCGTCGTCAAGATGCTCGAAATCGCCCGGCTCAAAAGCGGCGAGACGCTGTACGACCTCGGCTGCGGAGACGGCCGCATCCTGACCACCGCCGCGAAGGATTTCGGCGCCCGGGCCGTGGGCGTGGAGCTGAGCCCCGCGCTCGTGCGGCGCGCCCGCCAGGCCGTGGAGAGCCTCGGCCTTCAGGACCAGGTGAAGGTGATTGAAGGCGACCTGATGCAGGTGGACCTTTCCGGCGCCGATGTCGTCGCGCTGTATCTGCTCACCGAAGCCAACGAGCAGCTCCGCCCGAAGCTGGAGCGCGAGCTGAAACCGGGCGCGCGCGTCGTTTCGCTCGAATTCCGCATCAAGGGCTGGAAGCCTGCCCGCATCGAAAAGGTGGAAGCTCACCGCCATCCCTACACGATCTATCTGTACGAGCTGCCGCAGAAGTAA
- the acpS gene encoding holo-[acyl-carrier-protein] synthase, giving the protein MILGTGIDLAEVDRIRAAVEKYGTRFLERVFTPAEIAYVERKAHRYERYAARFAAKEAGMKALGTGWRRGVRWQDFEVRNQRSGRPALLLHGVAAEIARQMGVERIHLSLTHTEAVAQAFVIFEGSGAAG; this is encoded by the coding sequence ATGATTCTGGGAACGGGCATCGATCTGGCGGAAGTGGACCGGATCCGCGCCGCGGTGGAAAAATACGGAACCCGCTTCCTCGAGCGCGTCTTCACGCCCGCAGAGATCGCCTATGTGGAGCGCAAGGCCCACCGCTACGAGCGCTACGCCGCCCGCTTCGCCGCCAAGGAGGCGGGTATGAAGGCGCTCGGCACCGGCTGGCGGCGGGGCGTGCGCTGGCAGGACTTCGAGGTGCGCAACCAGCGCTCCGGCAGGCCGGCACTCCTGCTGCACGGGGTGGCGGCGGAGATCGCCCGTCAGATGGGAGTTGAACGCATTCACCTGTCGCTGACGCACACGGAGGCCGTGGCGCAGGCGTTCGTGATTTTCGAAGGAAGCGGCGCGGCCGGATAA
- a CDS encoding CDP-diacylglycerol--inositol 3-phosphatidyltransferase: protein MTITRAIGSGAGKILFWIVRALALSKIHPNVLTFLGLLINIYAAYLLARGLFFYAGLVILGAGLFDMVDGRVARATRQVTRFGAFFDSVVDRYSDLALLMGLLVYYANINRNFYVVLTAVVMTATVMISYTRARAENVIPSCKVGFLERPERVVLLIIGALFDRMAAVLWVIAVLGNITVIHRMWHVWEVTRQMDESAPAELPAEQTRAGAASAR, encoded by the coding sequence ATGACGATCACGCGCGCCATCGGCAGCGGGGCAGGAAAAATCCTGTTCTGGATCGTGCGCGCGCTCGCGCTGTCGAAGATCCATCCCAACGTCCTGACTTTCCTCGGGCTGCTGATCAATATCTACGCGGCGTACCTGCTCGCCCGCGGCCTGTTTTTTTACGCGGGCCTGGTGATCCTCGGCGCCGGGCTGTTCGATATGGTCGACGGGCGCGTGGCGCGGGCCACCCGGCAGGTAACGCGCTTCGGCGCCTTCTTCGACTCGGTGGTGGACCGCTATTCGGACCTCGCCCTGCTGATGGGCCTGCTCGTCTACTACGCCAACATCAACCGGAACTTTTATGTCGTGCTGACGGCCGTGGTGATGACCGCCACGGTGATGATCAGCTACACGCGCGCCCGGGCGGAAAACGTCATCCCGTCGTGCAAGGTTGGCTTCCTGGAAAGGCCGGAGCGGGTGGTGCTGCTGATCATCGGCGCGCTGTTTGACCGCATGGCCGCAGTTCTGTGGGTGATCGCCGTGCTCGGCAACATCACGGTGATCCACCGCATGTGGCACGTCTGGGAAGTGACCCGGCAGATGGATGAGAGCGCGCCCGCGGAGCTGCCCGCCGAACAGACCCGCGCCGGCGCGGCCAGCGCGCGCTGA